GGCCACGCATTCGCGAAAACTTTGGATGAGCACAATCGCAATGTGGCGGCGTGGCGCAAGATCGAGCGCGAGCGCAACAACAATTAACGCGGTTTACGCCTCGGCGCGTTTCTCGATCTGGTGTTCGTCTTCCACAAGTCCGATTTTCCAATAGCCCGCGATGTAGGCGTCCTTTTTGGGCAGCTGCTTTTCCGTCAACAGGAACGTGCGCAGGGCTTTGACGACGCCTGCTTCTCCGGCGATGCAGGTTTGGACTGTGCCGTCGGGCCAGTCCATGTTGCGGATGAAGTCGACCTGCGCCTTTGAGGGTGTGTGGGCGTCCTCGTGCAGCCTCCAATGGATCTCGACACCCTCTGGCGCGTTGATGGGGTAGCGGTCGTCCTCGGACGGGATCTCGAAGATCGCGATGCCTTTGGCGTCGCGCGGCATGGCTTCGAGGGCCGCAGCGGCGACCGGAAGCGCCGAGGGATCCGCGGCCACGAGGTACCAGTCGGCGTAGAAGTCTTTGACTTTGACGGGACCGGGCCCGGAGAAACCAAGGAATGATCCGGGCTGGGCATTGATCGCCCAAGCAGAGGCCGGGCCATTAGGGCCGTGGTCGACGAAATCGATATCGAGTTCCTGTACCTCTGGGCGATAGGCGCGCACCGTATAGGTTCTGCGGCTTGGGGCTGGGCCGTTCGCAAGACGCTCGACAAAGGCGTCGCGTGCCTCGCCGGGTTCCGGGATCATCAGCTTGCAATTCGCGCCTTCGCGACCTTCGGGGAAGCCTTCGAGTTCTGGACTGGAAAAGGTCACGCGGATCATATGGGGCGTGAGATGCCAAGCTTTCTTGACAGTCAGAACGCGGGGTAACGGTTTTTTCGGCTTTGGCGTGGTCATGGCGGCTCTTAAAGTTGAATAATTTTGTCGGAAATAAGGTGGAGTTACCGAAATTGCAAGAGGAGCGGGTCAATCATCTCGGCTTGGGTCCTTGGGATTGCTGGAAAATAGAGCGATTTTGTTTCCGTCTGGGTCGCGTAGATAGCCGACATAAAAGCGCGGGCCATAGTCGGCGCGAAAGCCCGGTGCGCCTTCGTCAGTGCCTCCGGCAACGAGGGCTGCGGCGTGAAGGGCGCGGACCTGGTCTTGGGAAGGCGCCTCAAAGGCGGTCATGCTGCCGTTGCCTTGGGTAGCGGGGGCATCGTCGAACGGAGGTTTCACGTAGAAGTCGGGTTGGGGGGCTTGGCCTTTGGCAACGGGCAATTCGAAACTGAGGCCTTCAGGGCCTTCGGAAAATGTGTAGCCGAGGGCCGGTAGGAAGGCTGTGTAGAACCGTTTGGAACGTGGGATGTTGTTTGACCCGACGGTGACATAGGCGATCATGAAAGGCTCCTTTGACGTGAGCTTAGGTCAAGCTGGGCGCAGGGGCTATGGGCGTGTTGCGTTTGGTCCGGTGATTTCATTAAGTATCTGTTATAGTGCGAAAATTTGACATGCGTCACGGTCTCTGTTAGGGTTTTCTATGCTGGAGAGATGCATGAACGGCGCCGGGGCTTCCCTTGGCGCCGTTTTTATTTCGCTCGTGTGGAGGGGATGACTTTGCATGAGAGGCGACAGAAATGACGGACAAGAAACCGCCTGATGAGGCAGGACTGGACGCGGAAATCGAGCAGGTTCGGCGCACTATGAGCTATCTGACAGAGCTTTTGGCTTTGATGGAAGACGAGGTCATGGAGGGCGAGCCGGGCGCGATCAGGGAGGCTGCGAAGCTTCTGGGAGAGATCCGCAACTGGTCCAAGCTGGCAATGGAAACGGAGGCACGATTTGAAGAACGCGAGAAACGACGAGAGGGCGTGGTCAACGGCTATGCCCTCGACCTTGAGGAGGCCCGAGCTACGATCGGCTGCCGCATGGCTCGCCTGCGAAGATGTTGCGATGCAGGAAGAGTTTCTGAGTGAGTTTAGTGAGGGAGAGCTGATGGCTCTCCCTTATTTGTTTGAGGTTTGGGCGATGAAGCATCAGCTGCCCCCCGAAGGCGATTGGAAGAGCTGGGTGATTTTGGGCGGTCGCGGCGCGGGCAAGACGCGGGCTGGATCGGAATGGGCGCGGTCGATGGTCGAGGGGGCTGGGCCCTTGGATCAGGGGATCGCGCGGCGAGTGGCTTTGGTCGGCGAGACGATGGATCAGGCGCGCGAGGTGATGGTCTTTGGCGAAAGCGGGATCTTGGCTTGTTCACCGCCGGATCGACGTCCGAAATGGCATGCCTCGCGCAAGATGCTCGAATGGCCCAATGGGGCCGTGGCGCAGGTATTTTCGGCCTTTGATCCAGAAAGCCTGAGGGGGCCTCAGTTTGATGCCTGCTGGGTGGATGAGCTGGCGAAATGGCCCAAGGCGCGGGAAACCTGGGATATGGTGCAGTTTGGTTTGAGGCTGGGGGATCATCCGCGGCAGGTGGTGACGACGACGCCGCGGAATATGCCTGTTTTAAAAGAGATTTTGGCACTTGAGAGCACGGTGATGACGCATGCTGCGACCGAGGCGAATGCGGCGAATTTGGCGGCGAGTTTTCTGACGGAAGTGCGTGCGCGCTATGCGGGGACGTCTTTGGGGCGGCAGGAGTTGGATGGTGAATTGCTGGAGGACGTTGAGGGAGCTTTGTGGTCGCGGGAGACTTTGGAAGGCGCGCGGGTGGATGTGCCTGGGCCATTGTCTCGGATTGTCGTGGCTGTTGATCCGCCAGTTTCGTCTGGGGCGAAGGCGGATACCTGTGGGATTGTGGTCGTTGGGGGCATGACCGAGGGGCCGCCAAGTGAGTGGCGGGCGGTCGTGCTTGAGGATTCGTCTGTGCAGGGGCTGTCTCCGGTGGGCTGGGCTGAGGCCGCGATTGCTGCAATGGAGCGTTGGGAGGCGGATCTGATGGTGGCTGAGGTCAATCAGGGCGGCGAGTTGGTGCAGTCTGTTGTCCGGCAGGTGGATCCTTTGGTGGCGTTTAAGGCGGTGCATGCGCGGGTTGGGAAATCAGCGCGGGCGGAGCCGGTGGCGGCGCTCTATGAGCAAGGCCGGGTGAAACATCTGAACGGGATAGGTCATCTTGAGGATCAGATGTGTTTGATGACCGTGGCAGGGTTTCAGGGGCAGGGGTCTCCGGATCGGGTGGATGCTTTGGTTTGGGGGCTGCATGAGGTGATCTTGGCGGCGAGTAAAGCTTACAAGCGGCCAGCGGTGCGGGCGTTGTAAGGTCGGAACTTGAGTATTTGGGGCAAGATGAAGCGGGCTTTTTCTCTTGCCGCAAATATCCCCGCCGGAGGCATCCTGTCTGTTGCGCTTGGTGCGGGCGTACATGTGGGGCGGTGTTAAGGGCAGTTTGAGAAAGTGATCCTCGTCAAAGACAGCGAGGGTTTTTCGATGTTTGAATTTCTACGCCGCAAAGCGCCAGAGCAGAAGTCGAGCGCGACTGCGCCGATGGTGGCTTATGCGAGTGGTGGGCGCGTGGCCTGGTCCGCACGGGATGTGGTGTCGCTGACCAAGACGGGGTTTGCGGGCAATCCGGTGGGGTATCGCTGTGTGAAGATGATTGCCGAGGCAGCCTCGGCGTTGCCGTTGGTGCTGGATGGGTCGGTCGGTGATTTTGCAGTTCATCCGGTGATGGACCTCCTCGCGCGGCCGAATATGGCGCAGGGGCGGGCGGAATTGCTTGAGGCTTTGTATGCTCAGCTTTTGCTGGCTGGGGACGGGTATGTTGAGGCCGTTGGGGCTGAGGGGCTGCCTGCAGAGCTACATGTTTTGCGGAGTGACCGGATGCGTGTGGTGCCGGGCGCGGATGGGTGGCCCGCGGCTTATGAATATAGCGTTGGTGGGCGTAAGCATCGGTTTGATGCCTCTGCGGGGCGCGTGTTGCATGTCCGGAATTTTCATCCGCAGGATGATCATTACGGGTTTTCTCCGCTGCAGGCGGCGGCGGTGGCGATTGATGTGCATGGGGCGGCAAGCCGTTGGTCCAAGGCGCTTTTGGACAACGCGGCGCGGCCATCAGGGGCGATTGTTTATTCGTCGAGCGATGGGCAAGGGTCTTTGACCAGCGATCAATATGATCGCCTGGTCGGCGAGATGGAGGCGCATCATCAAGGCGCGCGGAATGCGGGGCGGCCGATGCTCTTGGAGGGCGGGTTGGATTGGAAACCTATGGGGTTTTCACCGTCCGATATGGAGTTTCAGAAAACCAAAGAAGCGGCGGCACGAGAGATTGCTTTGGCGTTCGGGGTACCTCCGATGCTGTTGGGGATCCCGGGGGATGCGACTTATGCGAACTATCAGGAGGCGCATCGGGCGTTTTTCCGGTTGACGGTTTTACCTTTGGCGACGCGGGTTTTGGCGCGCTTAGGTGTTTGGTTGTCGGAGATGGCGAGCGATCCCGTGCCGTTGCGGCCTGATTTGGATCAGGTGACGGCGCTGAGTGCGGAGCGGGATGCGCAATGGGCGCGGGTGATGGCTGCGGATTTTCTAAGTGAGGCTGAGAAACGGCGGATTTTGGGACTGCCTGAGGCGCAAGATGGGTGAGCGGATTGGGTTTGAGGCTTTTGAGTGTGCACCCGCGTTGCGGCTTGAGGCGCATGAGAGGGTATGCGCCGGTGCATCTGCGCGCGCGGGTGTCTGGCGGCGATGTGAATGTGTCTTGGATCCGGCAAACCCGAATTGACGGAGATCGCTGGGATCTGGGCGATGTTCCCCTCGGCGAAGAAAGTGAAACCTATGAGCTGTGTGTTTCGGTCGACGGTCAGCTTGTGCGGCAAGAAACACTCAGCGCTGCGACTTGGTCCTACACGGCGGCGGCTCAGGCGTTGGACAATGCCGAGGGGCTGGTGACCTTCGACGTGGCGCAGGTTTCGGCGCGGTTTGGGGCAGGGCGCAGGGCCTCGGTTTCAATTGGGCTTTGACCCGTGCGATCCGTGATGATCGGAGACCTTATGGCCTTGGCGCGTGGCATTGCATCTCTCCCCGCGCCGGACCGTGCCTTTGCCTGTCAGACCGCGTTTGAGCGCGCACATGTGGCCGACAAATACCGCAAGCGGTTTGGGCGTTTGCATCCCAAATGGGGCAATGGCAGCGTTATGGGTTTTGCGATGCTGGCCTATAGAACCAGAACGCAGGACGATCTGAGCGATCCCGCCTATTGCGACGCCTTTGCTTGTGCGCTGGATGCCTTAAAGACTTGGCGCCTTAGCCAGTCGCGCAGGACATGCATTTCAGAACCGCCGGATTGAGTTTGAGCCGCGCGTCTGGGATGTCTTCGCCGCAGTCCTGACAATAGCCATAGTCGTCGTCTTCCATGCGTTTCAGAGCGGCGTTCAGCGCTTTTACCTGTATTTCCCGCTGGGCCTGAGTGGCTTTTGCCATGGCCTGCGATTGCAATGCATCCATGCGCGAGAGCCGCCCGACGGCCTGTTGATCCAGCTCGACCACCGCCTGACCGTCACGCCCCAAACGATCCTGCTCTTCCAATTCGGCAAGCTTTTGGAGAATGATTTCCCTAATTTCGGCCTCTGCACTTGCATTCATAGGCGTGATCCTGTCCACAACACTATTGAATTTGCCTCATTTTTCCTAAGTCGTATAGGATAGAGGCCAAAGGAGCACCGATATGGCTAAAATTCAGAATGTTGTGACGGCGATTGATCCAGTCTGGGAGCGTATTCTGGACGAGGGCCAAAGTGCCGTGCGCGAAGAGCCTCTGTTGGGCGGTTTGGTCCACAGTTCGATCCTGCACCACAAGTCGGTAGAACAGGCGCTGGCCTATCGTATCTCACTGAAACTGGCTTCGGGCGAGATGTCAGAGCAGCTCTTGCGCGAGATATGTGAAGAGGCGTTTGCCACGGATCCGAGGATCTCGACGGCGGCTCGTGCGGATATCATGGCCGTCTATGAGCGTGACCCGGCGTGCCATCGGTATATCCAGCCGATGTTGTTCTTTAAGGGCTTTCAGGCGGTGCAATGTTACCGGATTGCGCATTGGCTGTGGAATGAAGGCCGCAAGGATATGGCTTATTTCTTCCAGATGCGCAGCTCTGAAGTCTTTGGCATCGATATTCACCCTGCGGCCCGTATCGGGCAGGGTATCATGATCGACCACGCCCATTCCATTGTGATTGGCGAAACCGCTGTGGTGGGGGACAATGTCTCGATGCTGCATTCGGTAACCCTTGGTGGCACCGGAAAAGAAGAAGAGGACCGTCACCCGAAGATTGGTGATGGGGTTCTGATTGGTGCGGGTGCGAAAGTGCTCGGCAATATCAAAGTGGGCGAATGCTCGCGGATTGCGGCGGGGTCTGTGGTGTTGGAAGAAGTGCCGCCGTGCAAGACAGTTGCGGGCGTTCCGGCCAAGATCGTGGGCGAGGCGGGATGTTCGCAGCCTGCGGTGAGCATGGATCAGACGCAGCTTTAAGTCTCTGATATAGAAATAGAAAACGCCGCCCTGTTGAGGCGGCGTTTTGCGTTTTTGGGGATGGCTTAGGCCAGCATTGCGATTGGGTTTTCCAAATTCTCGACAATGGCCTTGAGCAAATCGGCACCGAGCGCCCCGTCAATCACGCGGTGATCGACCGACATCGTGACGCTCATGACAGTCGCGACACCGAGCGTGCCGTCATCTTGAACAACAGGCTTTTTCACACCAGCGCCAACGGCCAGAATGCCCGCATGCGGCGGGTTCACGATGGCGTCGAAA
This is a stretch of genomic DNA from Cognatishimia activa. It encodes these proteins:
- a CDS encoding siderophore-interacting protein, giving the protein MTTPKPKKPLPRVLTVKKAWHLTPHMIRVTFSSPELEGFPEGREGANCKLMIPEPGEARDAFVERLANGPAPSRRTYTVRAYRPEVQELDIDFVDHGPNGPASAWAINAQPGSFLGFSGPGPVKVKDFYADWYLVAADPSALPVAAAALEAMPRDAKGIAIFEIPSEDDRYPINAPEGVEIHWRLHEDAHTPSKAQVDFIRNMDWPDGTVQTCIAGEAGVVKALRTFLLTEKQLPKKDAYIAGYWKIGLVEDEHQIEKRAEA
- a CDS encoding VOC family protein, whose amino-acid sequence is MIAYVTVGSNNIPRSKRFYTAFLPALGYTFSEGPEGLSFELPVAKGQAPQPDFYVKPPFDDAPATQGNGSMTAFEAPSQDQVRALHAAALVAGGTDEGAPGFRADYGPRFYVGYLRDPDGNKIALFSSNPKDPSRDD
- a CDS encoding DNA-packaging protein, whose amino-acid sequence is MQEEFLSEFSEGELMALPYLFEVWAMKHQLPPEGDWKSWVILGGRGAGKTRAGSEWARSMVEGAGPLDQGIARRVALVGETMDQAREVMVFGESGILACSPPDRRPKWHASRKMLEWPNGAVAQVFSAFDPESLRGPQFDACWVDELAKWPKARETWDMVQFGLRLGDHPRQVVTTTPRNMPVLKEILALESTVMTHAATEANAANLAASFLTEVRARYAGTSLGRQELDGELLEDVEGALWSRETLEGARVDVPGPLSRIVVAVDPPVSSGAKADTCGIVVVGGMTEGPPSEWRAVVLEDSSVQGLSPVGWAEAAIAAMERWEADLMVAEVNQGGELVQSVVRQVDPLVAFKAVHARVGKSARAEPVAALYEQGRVKHLNGIGHLEDQMCLMTVAGFQGQGSPDRVDALVWGLHEVILAASKAYKRPAVRAL
- a CDS encoding phage portal protein, translating into MFEFLRRKAPEQKSSATAPMVAYASGGRVAWSARDVVSLTKTGFAGNPVGYRCVKMIAEAASALPLVLDGSVGDFAVHPVMDLLARPNMAQGRAELLEALYAQLLLAGDGYVEAVGAEGLPAELHVLRSDRMRVVPGADGWPAAYEYSVGGRKHRFDASAGRVLHVRNFHPQDDHYGFSPLQAAAVAIDVHGAASRWSKALLDNAARPSGAIVYSSSDGQGSLTSDQYDRLVGEMEAHHQGARNAGRPMLLEGGLDWKPMGFSPSDMEFQKTKEAAAREIALAFGVPPMLLGIPGDATYANYQEAHRAFFRLTVLPLATRVLARLGVWLSEMASDPVPLRPDLDQVTALSAERDAQWARVMAADFLSEAEKRRILGLPEAQDG
- a CDS encoding TraR/DksA family transcriptional regulator, producing MNASAEAEIREIILQKLAELEEQDRLGRDGQAVVELDQQAVGRLSRMDALQSQAMAKATQAQREIQVKALNAALKRMEDDDYGYCQDCGEDIPDARLKLNPAVLKCMSCATG
- the cysE gene encoding serine O-acetyltransferase, encoding MAKIQNVVTAIDPVWERILDEGQSAVREEPLLGGLVHSSILHHKSVEQALAYRISLKLASGEMSEQLLREICEEAFATDPRISTAARADIMAVYERDPACHRYIQPMLFFKGFQAVQCYRIAHWLWNEGRKDMAYFFQMRSSEVFGIDIHPAARIGQGIMIDHAHSIVIGETAVVGDNVSMLHSVTLGGTGKEEEDRHPKIGDGVLIGAGAKVLGNIKVGECSRIAAGSVVLEEVPPCKTVAGVPAKIVGEAGCSQPAVSMDQTQL